One genomic segment of Deinococcus terrestris includes these proteins:
- a CDS encoding organic hydroperoxide resistance protein produces MSNLYTAEASATGGRSGHARSTDGRLDLDLSVPSEIGGDGGAGTNPEQLFAAGYAACFQGALGVAARRQKIELSDDSTITARVGLQKSGLAFALDVELEGRFPGLTREQGEALMHAAHEVCPYSVATRGNVDVRLKVAE; encoded by the coding sequence ATGAGCAACCTTTACACCGCAGAAGCGAGCGCCACCGGGGGCCGTTCGGGCCATGCCCGCAGCACGGACGGCCGCCTAGACCTCGACCTCAGCGTGCCCAGCGAGATCGGCGGCGACGGCGGCGCGGGCACCAACCCCGAGCAACTGTTCGCGGCCGGGTACGCGGCCTGCTTTCAGGGGGCGCTGGGGGTGGCCGCCCGCCGCCAGAAGATCGAGCTGAGCGACGACAGCACCATTACCGCCCGCGTGGGCCTGCAAAAAAGTGGACTGGCCTTCGCCCTCGACGTGGAACTCGAAGGCCGCTTCCCCGGCCTGACCCGCGAGCAGGGCGAGGCGCTGATGCACGCCGCCCACGAGGTCTGCCCCTACAGCGTGGCGACGCGCGGCAACGTGGACGTGCGCCTCAAGGTCGCGGAGTAA
- the mqnB gene encoding futalosine hydrolase: MRVLIVVATAGEAARLTDLPADVVVSGVGPVAAALATASALGRGHYDLAVSAGIGGAYPGSGLEPGDLAVSSRIVQADLGAWDDSAFLGLDVLGLSVLPQGTHAGVFEVWEGAQALATRLGAAFGPALTLSTVTGSHEAAEALAARYPGALTEGMEGAGVAHAALLAGVPALEVRGVSNPVGPRDRAAWRIPEALAAARRGLEGLLAGAAG, translated from the coding sequence ATGCGTGTCTTGATCGTCGTCGCCACCGCCGGGGAAGCCGCCCGGCTCACCGACCTGCCCGCCGACGTGGTGGTCAGTGGGGTCGGCCCGGTCGCGGCGGCGCTCGCTACGGCGTCGGCGCTGGGGCGGGGGCACTACGACCTCGCCGTGAGCGCGGGCATCGGCGGGGCGTATCCGGGGAGCGGCCTGGAACCCGGTGACCTCGCCGTGTCGTCCCGCATCGTGCAGGCGGACCTCGGCGCGTGGGACGATTCCGCTTTCCTGGGACTGGACGTGCTGGGGCTGTCGGTGCTGCCGCAGGGGACACACGCGGGGGTGTTCGAAGTCTGGGAGGGTGCGCAGGCGCTCGCCACCCGGCTTGGAGCTGCCTTTGGCCCCGCCCTGACCCTGAGCACGGTGACGGGTAGCCACGAGGCGGCGGAGGCGCTCGCCGCCCGCTATCCCGGAGCGCTCACCGAGGGGATGGAGGGGGCGGGGGTCGCCCACGCTGCGCTGCTGGCTGGCGTCCCGGCCCTGGAGGTGCGGGGCGTGAGCAACCCGGTCGGCCCGCGTGACCGCGCCGCGTGGCGCATTCCCGAAGCGCTCGCCGCTGCCCGCCGGGGCCTGGAGGGGCTGCTGGCGGGGGCGGCAGGCTGA
- a CDS encoding uracil-DNA glycosylase → MSQPMNPQQQFRSARSGRNVVPGWTHLVPGQPDTVEVQLNVDATDLGRDHALLLVEYWATPDDVTLQSILPVRAFREASDGWCVFVPSRGRVLIRAIDPQPAPPVLASHWLNIEPQTPVGTVVSVAVKFPGGAEGTAPLSS, encoded by the coding sequence ATGAGCCAGCCCATGAACCCCCAACAGCAATTCCGCAGCGCCCGCAGCGGCCGCAACGTCGTGCCCGGCTGGACCCACCTGGTCCCAGGGCAGCCCGACACAGTGGAAGTGCAGCTCAATGTGGACGCCACCGACCTCGGTCGCGACCACGCCCTGCTGCTCGTCGAGTACTGGGCCACCCCGGATGACGTGACCCTGCAAAGCATCTTGCCGGTGCGGGCCTTTCGGGAGGCTTCGGACGGCTGGTGCGTGTTCGTGCCGTCGCGGGGGCGGGTGCTGATCCGGGCCATCGACCCACAACCCGCCCCCCCGGTATTGGCAAGCCACTGGCTGAACATCGAGCCGCAGACCCCGGTGGGGACGGTGGTCAGCGTGGCCGTGAAGTTCCCCGGCGGCGCGGAGGGTACGGCCCCGCTGAGCAGCTGA
- the tdh gene encoding L-threonine 3-dehydrogenase, with the protein MKALSKQEAREGLWMVEAPVPTPGPNDLLIRIRNSAICGTDVHIYKWDEWAQKTIPVPMVVGHEYVGVVAGMGSEVRGFALGDRVSGEGHVTCGHCRNCRAGRRHLCRNTLGVGVNRPGSFAEYLVLPAFNAFKLPDDIPDEIAAIFDPFGNAVHTALSFDLVGEDVLITGAGPIGVMAAAIARHVGARNVVVTDVNEYRLDLARKMGATRAVNVATEDLWSVAQSELGMTEGFDVGMEMSGSGAAFAQMVKVMNHGGKVAILGIPSGRVDIDWNDVIFKMLTLKGIYGREMFETWYKMTALIQSGLDLTPILTHRFSIDDFQQGFDAMLGGQSGKVILDWEARR; encoded by the coding sequence ATGAAGGCCCTCAGCAAGCAAGAAGCCCGCGAGGGCCTGTGGATGGTCGAGGCCCCGGTGCCCACCCCCGGTCCCAACGACCTGCTCATCCGCATCCGGAACAGTGCCATCTGCGGCACCGATGTCCACATCTACAAGTGGGACGAGTGGGCGCAAAAGACGATCCCTGTGCCGATGGTCGTGGGGCACGAATACGTCGGCGTGGTGGCCGGGATGGGGTCCGAGGTGCGCGGGTTTGCCCTCGGCGACCGGGTGAGCGGCGAGGGGCACGTCACCTGCGGGCACTGCCGCAACTGCCGCGCCGGGCGCCGTCACCTCTGCCGCAACACGCTGGGGGTGGGGGTCAACCGGCCCGGCTCCTTTGCCGAGTACCTCGTGTTGCCCGCCTTCAATGCCTTCAAGCTCCCCGACGACATCCCCGACGAGATCGCGGCGATCTTCGACCCCTTCGGCAACGCGGTCCACACGGCGCTGTCCTTCGATCTCGTCGGTGAGGACGTGCTGATCACGGGCGCGGGTCCCATCGGCGTGATGGCGGCGGCCATCGCCCGGCACGTGGGAGCACGGAACGTCGTCGTGACCGACGTGAACGAGTACCGCCTGGACCTCGCCCGCAAGATGGGCGCGACCCGCGCGGTCAACGTGGCGACAGAAGACCTCTGGTCAGTCGCGCAGTCCGAACTCGGCATGACCGAGGGCTTCGATGTCGGGATGGAGATGAGCGGGTCGGGCGCCGCCTTCGCGCAGATGGTGAAGGTGATGAACCACGGCGGCAAGGTCGCCATTCTGGGCATTCCCTCGGGGCGGGTGGACATCGACTGGAACGACGTGATTTTTAAGATGCTGACCCTGAAAGGCATCTACGGCCGCGAGATGTTCGAGACTTGGTACAAGATGACGGCCCTGATTCAGTCCGGCCTCGACCTCACGCCGATTCTGACCCACCGCTTTTCCATCGACGACTTCCAGCAGGGCTTCGACGCGATGCTGGGCGGGCAGAGCGGCAAGGTGATTCTGGACTGGGAGGCGCGGCGGTAA
- the dnaJ gene encoding molecular chaperone DnaJ: MDYYELLGVSRSAGADEIKSSYRKLALKFHPDRNKEPGAAEQFAKINEAYAVLSDTEKRAHYDRFGSAPGAGMPGGDPFGGMGGAGFDPMDIFEQLFGGMAGRGGRRGPARGDDIEVEARITLEQARAGEEIEVEVDRLTVCDHCQGSRTEPGGQPPKSCATCGGAGAVRAQARTIFGVVETQQPCPTCRGEGQTIVDPCTVCKGRGHTLKTERVPVKLPRGIDEGYRIRVAGRGNHGPGGNGDLYVHIEMQPHPELRREQEHLIYTAPIGFAKAALGGEITVPTLDGPQTVEVKAGTQHGELHRLRGQGMPRLQGSGVGDLIVEYQLSVPRPSALSPEAREALHAYARAVGDEVNEHKEGLLGKVGKLFGRGD, encoded by the coding sequence ATGGACTATTACGAGTTGCTGGGTGTCTCGCGGAGTGCGGGCGCCGACGAAATCAAGAGCAGTTACCGCAAGCTGGCCCTGAAGTTCCACCCCGACCGCAACAAGGAACCGGGCGCCGCCGAGCAGTTCGCCAAGATCAACGAGGCCTACGCGGTCCTTTCCGACACCGAGAAACGGGCGCACTACGACCGCTTCGGCTCGGCGCCGGGAGCGGGGATGCCCGGCGGCGACCCCTTCGGCGGCATGGGCGGCGCGGGCTTCGACCCGATGGACATCTTCGAGCAACTGTTCGGGGGCATGGCCGGGCGCGGCGGGCGCCGGGGTCCGGCCCGCGGCGACGACATCGAAGTCGAGGCGCGGATCACGCTGGAGCAGGCCCGCGCGGGCGAGGAGATCGAGGTCGAGGTGGACCGCCTGACGGTGTGCGACCACTGCCAGGGCAGCCGCACCGAACCCGGCGGGCAGCCGCCCAAGAGCTGCGCCACCTGCGGCGGCGCAGGCGCGGTGCGGGCGCAGGCGCGCACCATCTTCGGCGTCGTGGAGACGCAGCAGCCCTGCCCCACCTGCCGGGGCGAGGGCCAGACGATTGTGGACCCCTGCACCGTCTGCAAGGGGCGCGGACATACGCTGAAGACCGAGCGGGTGCCCGTCAAGCTGCCGCGCGGCATCGACGAGGGCTACCGCATCCGGGTGGCCGGGCGCGGCAACCACGGGCCGGGCGGCAACGGTGACCTGTACGTGCATATCGAGATGCAGCCCCACCCCGAGCTGCGCCGCGAACAGGAGCACCTGATCTACACGGCGCCCATCGGCTTCGCCAAGGCCGCCCTGGGCGGCGAGATCACCGTGCCTACCCTCGACGGCCCGCAAACGGTGGAGGTCAAGGCGGGCACGCAGCATGGCGAACTGCACCGCCTGCGCGGGCAGGGGATGCCCCGCCTCCAGGGGTCGGGGGTGGGCGACCTGATCGTGGAGTACCAGCTTTCCGTGCCCAGGCCGTCGGCCCTCAGCCCCGAGGCGAGAGAAGCCCTGCACGCCTATGCCCGCGCGGTGGGCGACGAGGTGAACGAGCACAAAGAAGGGTTGCTCGGCAAGGTCGGCAAGCTGTTCGGCCGGGGCGACTGA
- a CDS encoding ribose-phosphate diphosphokinase, with the protein MTVSPSPLTERLTQSRRHPLLVFAGQSNRPLAQAICDNLGVPLGHSKTEKFTNDNLIVHYEQSLREGDIFIVQSFSTPVSDAIMELMLMIDAAKSASAGRVTAVIPYYSYSRSDKKDSPRISIAGRLVADLLEAAGADRVLTMTLHAPQVHGFFKVPVDHLSADVVLSQHFKGCVPDAHNGVVLAPDAGSIKRASQIARRLDSGLAMIDKERISDTEVRPRALIGDVDGKTVFIVDDEISTAGSLVETVNLARSMGAKDVYVAVTHGVYTGPAIERIAALDVTQVASTNTVYVSPEKIAASNGKLAVLDVAPLFASAIANIHTGESVSTLFE; encoded by the coding sequence GTGACCGTCTCCCCCAGCCCCCTGACCGAGCGCCTGACCCAGAGCCGCCGCCACCCGCTGCTGGTGTTCGCCGGACAGAGCAACCGCCCGCTCGCGCAGGCGATCTGCGACAACCTCGGCGTGCCCCTTGGGCACAGCAAGACCGAGAAGTTCACCAACGACAACCTGATCGTCCACTACGAGCAGTCCCTGCGCGAAGGCGACATTTTCATCGTCCAGAGCTTTTCCACGCCTGTCAGCGACGCGATCATGGAGCTGATGCTGATGATCGACGCCGCCAAGAGCGCCTCGGCGGGCCGGGTCACGGCGGTGATTCCGTACTATTCCTACTCGCGCAGCGACAAGAAGGACAGCCCGCGCATCTCCATCGCCGGGAGGCTGGTCGCCGATCTGCTGGAGGCGGCGGGCGCTGACCGGGTGCTCACCATGACCCTGCATGCGCCGCAGGTCCACGGCTTTTTCAAGGTGCCGGTCGATCACCTCTCGGCCGACGTGGTCCTCAGCCAGCATTTCAAGGGCTGCGTGCCCGACGCCCACAACGGCGTGGTGCTGGCCCCTGACGCGGGCAGCATCAAGCGGGCCTCGCAGATCGCCCGCCGCCTCGACTCCGGCCTCGCCATGATCGACAAAGAGCGGATCTCGGACACCGAGGTCCGGCCCCGCGCCCTGATCGGGGACGTGGACGGCAAGACCGTCTTTATCGTGGACGACGAGATCAGCACCGCCGGGAGCCTGGTGGAGACGGTGAATCTGGCCCGGAGCATGGGCGCCAAGGACGTGTATGTGGCCGTCACCCACGGCGTGTACACGGGTCCGGCCATCGAGCGCATCGCGGCCCTCGACGTGACCCAGGTCGCCAGCACGAACACCGTGTACGTGTCGCCGGAGAAGATCGCCGCCTCGAACGGCAAACTCGCCGTGCTGGACGTGGCGCCCCTCTTCGCGAGCGCCATCGCCAATATCCACACGGGCGAGAGCGTCAGCACGCTGTTCGAGTAA
- a CDS encoding non-heme iron oxygenase ferredoxin subunit — protein sequence MSETHGRVRVGLEAELPEGSQTEVSVDGLSVVVVRYEGQFYALRNNCTHKDFPLLGGEVSAGRITCVKHGGKFDLATGKARALPAVKPVKLYRTVLETGEVYVEPL from the coding sequence ATGAGCGAGACACACGGGCGGGTGCGGGTTGGGCTGGAGGCGGAACTGCCGGAGGGCAGCCAGACCGAGGTGAGCGTGGATGGCCTCAGCGTGGTCGTCGTCCGCTACGAGGGCCAGTTCTACGCCCTGCGCAACAACTGCACCCACAAGGACTTTCCCCTGCTGGGCGGCGAGGTCAGCGCAGGCCGTATCACCTGCGTCAAGCACGGTGGCAAGTTCGACCTCGCCACTGGCAAGGCCAGAGCGCTGCCCGCCGTCAAGCCCGTGAAGCTCTACCGCACGGTGCTGGAGACGGGCGAGGTCTACGTCGAGCCGCTGTGA
- a CDS encoding S8 family serine peptidase, translating to MKRARALLLSVGLLGASALAVPRIVPLPTPPATADLPELQPEPSRPQPLAPLLPLDVTPAPTPRPSPTPAGTYRPGDPLFLRQWNLTAIRMSGAWAQLAGTGRGAPVTVAVLDTGYVNTPELAGRLVGGYDFVSDAARAGDGNGRDRDAGGVGEAAYHAEVIGNLIGAAHDGRGMAGINPRARVVQVRVAGQDGLVDPQDLADGIRWATGLPVAGAPANPNPARVLNLSLYADFIPLTGCDARIQAAVDAVTARGVLVVAGAANDGADAAGYSPAGCRNVLTVTSVSEGGQRPGYANWGRTVALAAPGGDRGRGILASSVTGPGGERSPDGTSLAAPHVSGVASLLFGLKPTLTPAQVRDLLTRTATPFPGGRCDPDPRKTCGAGTLNAEAAVRAALAPAVTPGGTLRPRGVR from the coding sequence ATGAAGCGTGCCCGTGCCCTCCTGCTTTCCGTTGGCCTGCTGGGGGCATCTGCCCTCGCCGTGCCGCGAATCGTCCCGCTGCCCACCCCACCCGCGACAGCCGATCTGCCCGAACTTCAGCCCGAGCCGAGCCGCCCACAGCCCCTCGCGCCGCTGCTGCCGCTGGACGTGACACCCGCGCCGACTCCCCGGCCCTCCCCCACCCCGGCGGGGACCTACCGACCGGGCGACCCCCTCTTCCTCCGGCAGTGGAACCTGACCGCGATCCGGATGTCGGGGGCGTGGGCACAGCTCGCGGGCACTGGGCGGGGCGCTCCGGTGACAGTGGCCGTGCTGGACACCGGGTACGTCAACACGCCGGAACTCGCCGGACGGCTGGTGGGTGGCTACGACTTCGTGTCGGACGCGGCGCGGGCCGGGGACGGCAACGGGCGCGACCGGGACGCGGGCGGGGTGGGCGAGGCCGCCTACCACGCCGAGGTGATCGGCAACCTGATCGGCGCGGCGCATGACGGGCGCGGCATGGCGGGGATCAATCCCCGCGCCCGCGTGGTGCAGGTGCGGGTGGCGGGACAGGACGGGCTGGTGGACCCGCAGGACCTCGCGGACGGGATTCGGTGGGCGACGGGCCTCCCGGTGGCGGGAGCACCGGCAAACCCCAATCCGGCGCGGGTGCTCAACCTCAGTCTGTATGCCGACTTCATTCCGCTCACCGGGTGCGACGCCCGCATTCAGGCTGCCGTGGACGCGGTGACGGCGCGGGGGGTGCTGGTCGTCGCTGGGGCCGCCAACGACGGAGCCGACGCCGCCGGGTACTCGCCCGCCGGGTGCCGGAACGTGCTGACGGTGACGAGCGTGTCGGAAGGTGGGCAGCGCCCCGGCTACGCGAACTGGGGCCGCACGGTGGCCCTGGCCGCGCCCGGCGGCGATCGGGGGCGGGGCATCCTGGCGAGCAGTGTGACCGGACCGGGTGGCGAGCGCAGTCCCGACGGCACCAGCCTCGCCGCGCCGCACGTCTCCGGGGTCGCCAGCCTGCTGTTCGGACTGAAGCCCACGCTCACGCCCGCGCAGGTGCGCGACCTGCTGACCCGCACGGCGACGCCCTTTCCCGGCGGGCGCTGCGACCCCGATCCCCGCAAAACCTGCGGGGCGGGGACCCTGAATGCGGAGGCGGCGGTGCGGGCGGCGCTGGCCCCTGCCGTCACGCCGGGCGGGACGCTCCGCCCCAGAGGGGTGCGCTAG
- a CDS encoding SDR family NAD(P)-dependent oxidoreductase: MTPQTVLLTGASSGIGLATAEALAARGHRLVLAARRADTLTALARRLDPSGSRVLAVPTDVTLDADRRALLAAAEAQFGPVDVLVNNAGVTVERGWWWDDPDPLRVLRVNLEAPIELTRLVLPSMRARGRGHIVNIGSVAGRAATNGMYSASKFGLRGFSHGLRRELQGTGVTVSLIAPGFVKSEMTASARLPMPGPEVVARAVADVLERPRREVIVPRVYAVLAALDHFFPALGDRVSARIIRRRYDHREG; this comes from the coding sequence ATGACCCCCCAGACTGTCCTCTTGACCGGGGCCTCCAGCGGCATCGGTCTCGCCACCGCCGAGGCCCTCGCCGCGCGGGGCCACCGCCTGGTGCTGGCCGCCCGCCGCGCCGACACCCTCACGGCCCTGGCCCGCCGCCTCGACCCCTCCGGCTCGCGGGTGCTGGCCGTGCCCACCGACGTGACCCTGGACGCCGACCGCCGGGCACTGCTGGCGGCGGCGGAGGCGCAGTTTGGCCCGGTTGACGTGCTCGTCAACAACGCGGGCGTGACCGTCGAGCGCGGCTGGTGGTGGGACGATCCCGATCCGCTGCGGGTGCTGCGGGTCAATCTGGAAGCTCCCATCGAGCTGACCCGGCTGGTGCTGCCGTCCATGCGGGCGCGGGGGCGGGGCCACATCGTCAACATCGGCTCGGTGGCGGGGCGGGCGGCCACCAACGGCATGTACTCGGCGAGCAAGTTCGGCCTGCGCGGGTTCTCGCACGGGCTGCGGCGCGAGCTTCAGGGCACCGGGGTCACGGTCAGCCTGATCGCGCCGGGCTTCGTGAAAAGCGAGATGACGGCCTCCGCCCGCCTGCCCATGCCCGGCCCGGAGGTCGTCGCCCGCGCGGTGGCCGATGTGCTGGAGCGCCCCCGCCGCGAGGTCATCGTGCCGCGCGTGTACGCGGTGCTGGCCGCGCTCGACCACTTCTTCCCCGCCCTAGGGGACCGGGTGTCGGCGCGGATTATCCGGCGTCGGTATGACCACCGGGAGGGGTAG
- a CDS encoding App1 family protein, which translates to MISAKTTFKAIQPALERGVLALDHAVSGYVQPRRARGKLILQPYVGWGTPQSVEVQGRVLLPRTLAPAKKGDPRWRNFRNVLRRLLSREVGGVRVTGTLGGVTASDVSTTDGYFTLVFAPTPGGDAFAPGWHEAQLQIEGREGSTRARVQVVSEARFGIISDLDDTVIQSDVTSLPRMLMTALTGNARTRLPFPGVGALYRALTREGEARNPIFYVSSSPWNFFDLLWQFLDYRRIPLGPLFLRNWGFDLLGGHGGYKHGVIERIFGRYPDLKFVLIGDSGEKDPEIYAEVVRRHPDRVLAVYIRDVTEASRDEGVLKLREEVRKAGVDLVLAADSLNAASHAMSMGLITPGEFRSVLTSVARTYET; encoded by the coding sequence ATGATCTCCGCCAAGACGACCTTCAAGGCGATTCAGCCCGCGCTGGAGCGGGGCGTGCTGGCCCTCGACCACGCGGTGAGCGGCTACGTGCAGCCCCGCCGGGCACGCGGCAAGCTGATCTTGCAGCCCTATGTCGGCTGGGGCACCCCGCAGTCGGTGGAGGTGCAGGGGCGCGTGCTGCTGCCCCGCACCCTGGCGCCCGCCAAGAAGGGCGACCCGCGCTGGCGCAACTTCCGCAACGTGCTGCGGCGGTTGCTCTCGCGCGAGGTAGGCGGCGTGCGCGTGACCGGGACCCTGGGGGGCGTCACCGCCAGCGACGTGAGCACCACCGACGGCTACTTCACCCTGGTCTTTGCCCCCACGCCGGGCGGGGACGCCTTCGCTCCCGGCTGGCACGAGGCGCAGCTTCAGATCGAGGGCCGCGAGGGGAGCACCCGCGCCCGCGTGCAGGTCGTCTCGGAGGCCCGGTTCGGCATCATCAGCGACCTCGACGACACCGTGATTCAGTCGGACGTGACCAGCCTGCCGCGCATGCTGATGACCGCGCTGACCGGCAACGCCCGCACCCGGCTGCCCTTTCCCGGCGTGGGTGCGCTGTACCGGGCGCTGACCCGCGAGGGCGAGGCCCGCAACCCGATCTTCTACGTCTCCAGCAGCCCCTGGAACTTCTTCGACCTGCTGTGGCAGTTTCTCGACTACCGCCGCATTCCGCTGGGGCCGCTGTTCCTGCGTAACTGGGGCTTCGATCTGCTGGGCGGGCACGGCGGCTACAAGCATGGGGTGATCGAGCGCATCTTCGGGCGCTACCCCGACCTGAAGTTCGTGCTGATCGGGGACAGCGGCGAGAAGGACCCCGAAATCTACGCCGAGGTCGTGCGCCGCCACCCCGACCGGGTGCTGGCCGTGTATATCCGCGACGTGACCGAGGCCAGCCGCGACGAGGGCGTCCTGAAGCTGCGCGAAGAGGTCCGCAAGGCGGGCGTGGACCTCGTGCTCGCCGCCGACAGCCTGAACGCCGCCAGCCACGCGATGAGCATGGGCCTGATTACGCCGGGCGAGTTTCGCAGCGTGCTGACGAGCGTGGCGCGGACGTACGAGACGTAG